Genomic window (Propionibacteriaceae bacterium ZF39):
CGTGGCGCACGGTCGGAATGAGGGCGTCATGTCGGATCGTGGCGTTGACGTCGGGAGGTGAGCGACATTCGGCGCGGGAGCTGGCGTACATGTCGGGAAGTCCGAGCATTCACGTCGCGAAGTGCGGCCCAGGCGTACGCCCACCCGACGGGGATGGACGACCCGCACGGCAAGGCGCACACGCAATATCCTCAGAACTCCGCGCCGCACGACCTGGAGATCGACGATGACCAACGCCTATGGCTACCTCGGCCCCGCCGGAACGTTCTGTCACGAGGCGTTGCTCACGGTTCCGGACCTCCCGGGCCACCTGCGGCCATACCCGTCGGTGGTGGCCGCGCTCGACGCTGTGCGCAAGGACCAGATCGACGCCGCGCTCGTGCCGATCGAGAACAACATCGAGGGCGGCGTATCCGCAACGCTCGACAACCTCACCTACGGCGAGACCCTGATGATCCGCTCCGAGGTGCTCCTCCCGGTGGAGTTCAACCTCTATGTGCGCCCCGGCACCGCGCTCTCCGACGTCACCCGGATCGTGACGCACCCGCATGCGTACGCCCAGTGCCGCGAGTGGGTGCAGACCAACCTCCCCGGCGCGACGGTGTCCGAGGGCGGCTCTACCGCCGCCGGTGCCGCCGAGATCGCCGATCCCAACTCCCGCTATCACGCCACGATCTGCTCCCAGGCCGCGGGCGAGCTCCACGACCTCGAGGCCGTCGCCACCGCGATCGCCGACAACAAGCAGGCGGTCACGCGCTTCATCCTGGTGACCAAGCCGGGCCCGCCGCCGGAGCGTACCGGCGCCGACAAGACCACCCTCGTCGTCTTCCTCCGCGATGACGAGGCCGGCGCGCTGCTGCGCATGCTCGAGCAGTTCGCCTCTCGCGGCGTCAACCTGTCGCGGATCGAGTCGCGGCCGTCGCGATTGGTACGCGGGCACTACAGCTTCTCGATCGACGCCGAGGGCCACATCAACGACCATCGCGTCGCAGGCGCGCTCAAGGGCCTCAAGCGCACGTCGCGCGATGTGATCTTCCTCGGCTCCTACCCCCGGGCCAACGGCTTCCGCCCGCAGGTGCCCGAGGGCCAGTCCGACGATTCCTACCACGCGGCCGAGGCCTGGCTGAAGGATCTGCGCCAGCGCTGAGCCGAGTCACCGGCCCAGCGCTGACACACAGCCCTCAGCGCTGGGCGAAGACCTTCCGGGCGACGATGACGGCGATGAGCGACAGCAGGCACAGCGCCGAGTAATAGAACCCCGGCACGGTCAGCACGTTCGTCACACCGACGAGCCACGACAGGATGAGCGGCGCGAAACCACCGAAGATGGCGACGCCGAAGGCGTACGAGATCGTCATGCCCGACCCGCGCACGACCGTCGGGAAGAAGTCGGACAGCAGAGCCGGCATCGGTGCGAAATAGAAGCACATGAAGATGCCGACGATGATCTCGCAGATGGTGAGCATCAGGATCGACGGGTTGTTCGTCAGCAGCAGGAAGATCGGCGGTCCGGCAATCACGCCGGCGATCGCGGCCGGGATCATGATCGTGGTGGGGCCGACCTTGTCCGCGAGCATGCCCACGAACGGGGAGCCGACCAGCGTGATCACGCCGGCGACGACCGCGCCGGGGAAGGCCGCCCACGCCGGCAGGTGCAGGTTGCGCACGGCGAACTGCGGGAGGTAGGTGATCAGATACACCGAGATGGTCGCCATGGCGATGATGAGGAAGGCG
Coding sequences:
- the pheA gene encoding prephenate dehydratase → MTNAYGYLGPAGTFCHEALLTVPDLPGHLRPYPSVVAALDAVRKDQIDAALVPIENNIEGGVSATLDNLTYGETLMIRSEVLLPVEFNLYVRPGTALSDVTRIVTHPHAYAQCREWVQTNLPGATVSEGGSTAAGAAEIADPNSRYHATICSQAAGELHDLEAVATAIADNKQAVTRFILVTKPGPPPERTGADKTTLVVFLRDDEAGALLRMLEQFASRGVNLSRIESRPSRLVRGHYSFSIDAEGHINDHRVAGALKGLKRTSRDVIFLGSYPRANGFRPQVPEGQSDDSYHAAEAWLKDLRQR